One Phoenix dactylifera cultivar Barhee BC4 chromosome 8, palm_55x_up_171113_PBpolish2nd_filt_p, whole genome shotgun sequence genomic window carries:
- the LOC120111657 gene encoding E3 ubiquitin ligase BIG BROTHER-related-like: MENAKESGTGDKIADENHSPKTPTPADAEAEPAAGLAPPPPRPPARTPFTGLSQVDADLALARALQEQERAYMMLRMNGGEGSDYESSDGASDENDDGDDPDHRIQEAGSAEGSDYGEDAFDANDRSIDSAEFESDEAFARALQDAEEREVAVRLMALAGLNDWGVENHGDHGNHSQDAWEEVDPDEYSYEELVALGEVVGTESRGLSAVTIASLPSVNYKAGSVQDGNTDQCVICRLEYEDGESIVVLSCKHAYHSECIYKWLQINKVCPICSTEVSTSGNKQE, from the exons ATGGAGAACGCGAAGGAGAGCGGCACCGGAGACAAGATTGCCGACGAAAACCATAGCCCGAAAACCCCAACACCGGCGGATGCCGAGGCCGAGCCCGCTGCAGGGTTGGCGCCACCGCCTCCGCGGCCGCCCGCCCGGACGCCCTTCACCGGCCTCAGCCAGGTCGACGCCGACCTCGCCCTCGCCCGTGCGCTTCAAGAACAA GAGCGGGCGTACATGATGCTGCGGATGAACGGCGGAGAGGGCAGCGATTACGAGAGCTCCGACGGTGCGAGCGACGAGAACGATGACGGCGACGATCCAGACCACCGTATCCAGGAGGCGGGGAGCGCCGAGGGGAGCGATTACGGCGAGGACGCATTCGATGCCAACGACCGGTCTATCGATTCTGCCGAATTTGAGAGTGATGAGGCCTTCGCGAGGGCATTGCAGGACGCTGAGGAGCGAGAGGTGGCCGTCCGGTTGATGGCCCTTGCCGGATTGAACGACT GGGGTGTGGAGAATCACGGGGACCATGGCAATCACTCTCAG GATGCTTGGGAAGAGGTTGATCCAGATGAATACTCTTATGAG GAACTAGTTGCATTGGGTGAGGTCGTTGGAACTGAGAGCAGAGGCCTATCTGCTGTCACAATTGCCTCTCTGCCTTCAGTCAACTACAAGGCAGGAAGCGTGCAAGATGGCAACACTGATCA gtGTGTTATTTGCCGACTGGAGTATGAGGATGGTGAATCCATAGTTGTGCTCTCATGCAAGCATGCATATCATTCTGAGTGTATATACAAGTGGCTTCAAATAAACAAG GTATGTCCAATCTGCAGCACTGAGGTTTCTACCTCTGGAAATAAGCAGGAATGA